In Mangifera indica cultivar Alphonso chromosome 1, CATAS_Mindica_2.1, whole genome shotgun sequence, a single genomic region encodes these proteins:
- the LOC123211037 gene encoding LOW QUALITY PROTEIN: BEL1-like homeodomain protein 4 (The sequence of the model RefSeq protein was modified relative to this genomic sequence to represent the inferred CDS: inserted 2 bases in 1 codon) translates to MGIATLQLLSVLSHSTAHHQIQVQVKSITSNSMSQDYHQGIYSFSNGFERSPITHQEQQHQHIAQQIRRDKLRLQGYEPPAPPLVGIEEEESSGLPVYDTGGMLSEMFNFPSGGTASTELLDHQIPSNYRPPRPTAASEWFGNRQGMLGGLSSLGDSKNLNDRDSLSHHHQISSINADSAAAMQLFLMNPQPRSPSPTPPPPHSTSSTLHMLLPNPSTSLQGFNVSGTGSAFGTSSVIPPPQYTWVPDSNHQGGNTVAQINNPSEMGGVVEGQGLSLSLSSSLQHLEAAKAAEELRMGDGGLLFYHQGEGSSSSQYQYKNLGSQQQPLHLGGGVGQNYQVRVGYGSSLGVVNVLRNSKYVKAAQELLEEFCSVGRAQFKKSKFGRSNTNPSSNPGSSGGGSSSSTKDLPPLSPADRVEHQRRKVKLLSMLDEVDRRYNHYCEQMQMVVNSFDLVMGFGAAVPYTALAQKAMSRHFRCLKDAIQAQLKNSCDILGEKDGAGTSGITKGETPRLKLLDQSLRQQRAFHQMGMMEQEAWRPQRGLPERSVNILRAWLFEHFLHPYPSDADKHLLARQTGLSRNQVSNWFINARVRLWKPMVEEMYQQETKVEEGLEERERGIAQTPTHSTTTTTMAQAATTASTPTATTPTGKRSEFNDLESDPSLMAINRQCFSETQAKQSSSSTNIITSITTTTIPINEAAPPISPSFPVTHIVDDNCRRGNVLPGDYGTTSANPVEIGSTLIRFGTTSGDVSLTLGLRHTGNVTENTXSFTVRDFGGC, encoded by the exons ATGGGAATAGCAACACTGCAACTTTTATCAGTTCTTTCTCACTCAACGGCTCACcatcaaattcaagttcaagtCAAGTCAATTACCTCGAATTCTATGTCCCAGGATTACCACCAAGGCATCTATAGTTTCTCGAATGGCTTCGAGAGATCACCCATAACTCACCAAGAACAACAACACCAGCACATAGCACAACAGATCCGCAGAGACAAACTTAGACTCCAAGGCTATGAACCACCAGCACCACCCTTGGTAGGTATTGAAGAGGAAGAATCTAGTGGTCTACCTGTATACGACACAGGCGGTATGTTATCTGAAATGTTCAATTTCCCCTCTGGAGGAACTGCCTCTACTGAATTATTAGACCATCAGATACCGTCTAATTACCGACCTCCACGGCCAACGGCCGCCAGTGAGTGGTTTGGTAACAGACAAGGTATGCTCGGGGGTTTGAGTTCGTTAGGTGACTCAAAAAATCTCAATGACCGAGACAGTTTATCTCATCATCATCAGATTTCAAGCATTAATGCAGACTCAGCTGCAGCCATGCAGCTTTTCTTGATGAATCCACAGCCAAGATCACCTTCTCCAACTCCTCCTCCTCCCCATTCAACTTCTTCCACACTTCACATGTTGCTACCTAACCCTTCAACTTCTCTTCAAGGCTTTAACGTATCAGGAACAGGAAGCGCTTTTGGAACTAGCAGTGTCATTCCTCCACCACAATATACATGGGTTCCTGATAGTAACCATCAAGGAGGCAACACTGTTGCTCAAATCAACAACCCAAGTGAAATGGGAGGGGTAGTGGAAGGTCAAGGCCTTTCTCTTTCCTTATCGTCATCTTTGCAGCACTTGGAGGCTGCAAAAGCAGCAGAAGAATTGAGGATGGGAGATGGCGGGTTGTTGTTTTACCATCAAGGAGAGGGTTCTTCTTCATCACAGTATCAGTACAAGAATTTGGGCAGTCAACAGCAGCCATTGCATTTGGGTGGTGGAGTGGGTCAAAACTACCAGGTTCGTGTTGGGTATGGGTCTTCATTAGGAGTGGTGAATGTTTTAAGGAATTCTAAGTATGTTAAAGCTGCCCAAGAATTGTTAGAAGAATTTTGTAGTGTGGGAAGGGCTCAGTTCAAAAAGAGCAAATTTGGTCGGAGCAATACAAACCCTAGTTCCAATCCTGGAAGTAGTGGCGGTGGTTCTTCCTCATCCACCAAGGATCTCCCTCCTTTGTCACCTGCTGATAGAGTTGAGCATCAAAGAAGGAAGGTCAAATTATTATCAATGCTTGATGAG GTGGATCGAAGATACAACCATTACTGTGAACAAATGCAGATGGTGGTGAACTCATTCGATCTGGTGATGGGATTCGGTGCTGCAGTTCCTTACACTGCCCTGGCACAGAAGGCGATGTCTAGGCATTTCCGGTGTCTAAAGGATGCAATACAAGCACAGCTGAAGAACAGCTGTGACATACTAGGTGAAAAAGACGGTGCAGGGACGTCAGGCATAACAAAAGGAGAAACCCCAAGGCTTAAGTTGCTTGACCAAAGCCTGAGGCAGCAAAGGGCATTTCACCAAATGGGTATGATGGAACAAGAGGCTTGGAGACCACAAAGAGGGCTGCCTGAACGATCTGTCAACATTTTGAGAGCCTGGCTTTTCGAGCATTTCCTTCACCC ATATCCAAGCGACGCAGATAAGCATCTGTTGGCTCGGCAGACTGGTTTATCGAGAAATCAG GTTTCAAATTGGTTCATAAATGCGAGGGTTCGACTGTGGAAGCCAATGGTAGAAGAGATGTATCAGCAAGAGACGAAAGTAGAAGAAGGActagaagagagagaaagagggaTTGCACAAACACCAACGCattcaacaacaacaacaacaatggCACAAGCTGCCACAACGGCATCAACGCCAACAGCAACTACACCAACAGGCAAAAGATCCGAATTCAATGACCTAGAAAGTGACCCTTCACTAATGGCAATCAATAGACAATGCTTCTCGGAAACCCAAGCAAAACAGTCTTCTTCTTCCACCAATATTATTACCTCCATCACCACCACTACTATCCCCATTAATGAAGCGGCGCCACCTATTTCCCCCTCTTTTCCGGTCACCCACATCGTCGATGACAATTGTCGACGTGGCAATGTACTTCCAGGTGATTATGGGACCACTTCTGCGAATCCTGTTGAGATAGGCTCGACTCTTATAAGGTTTGGTACCACTTCTGGTGACGTGTCACTCACTCTAGGGCTACGTCATACTGGAAATGTGACTGAGAACAC TTCTTTCACAGTTAGAGATTTTGGAGGCTGCTGA